The nucleotide window AAAAGGAGCAAACCGCATGGTATGTTATCTTTAACTTAGTCAATAGCAAACGGAAATAATGTAACATGCATTAACAAAATTTACTTTTGACTTATGTTATTTATGCAGAGAATGCCTGTAAATGTTGTAAGATTTGCCGGGTTCAAAAATAAGGTGCATGAGTTACAAGTAATAAACTTGAATGGACAAACAATCACTATGAATCTTAGGCGACAGAAGAATGGAGATGATGTAAGGTTTGCAATTGAAGGTTGGCCGAAGTTCATGAAGGATAATGGACTTCGTTTGGGTGACAAATTGCATTTCACATTCCAAAGTGCAGGAAATGTGATGGTCTTAACACATGTGGAAGGTGTTAATGCAGAATAACAAATACTCTAATGATGAAGGTGTTAATGTCGGACAAATCATGACTCTTTTATGCTACTTATTTTATGTTAACTTTGTTTTGAACACGTAAACAGTGGTTATGATGTTTTATTTTGTTACTTGGTATTTTAAGTTTAAATAGAACTACTGTTATATCATCAGGCTTTCTATCTTATTTTAGTATGTAAGTAACGTTGGTATTTTCTTAAAACGTTTGGTCATTATGATTGTTTAAGTAGATACATTTACATAATAAGTTGCTGATGTTTATATGTGATACTCTATTTGGAAATGTATGTAAAGATAGTCTCTTTGTCAAATGGTTGTGCAtctctatctatatatatatatatatatatatatgttgaaatatatatttacattttaACTTGTAATTACTTATACCTTACGCCTGTTATTGCAATCGTTTGTAAAATTGCTGGATATAAAGTTGTATTACAATTACAAACCAAAGATTAAAAGAATGTGTTAAGTACATAAACAGATATTATACACTTTTAATATACATAAGCGAAAATAGTAAAATTTAAATAATTACAAATTAGCAGTGGGTgtctaaaaaaattgtaaaatttgtatactttatataattaaaaattagaTAGTTTGAATATATTTTCGTATTGTTAACTACATAAACAGatattataattttatatatatagaaactttctattattttcaagttatatATTAGTAAAATAGTATATCACCAAATATATGTGATTTATTAAGTTAATTTAGTTTATATTAAATAATCAAAAATGAAAAATTGATAATACATGGTAAGATCCAATGCAAAAGTAATCGTAAATtcattttaaaaaagaaaaatgtgAAATGCAAAATAACCGAATTTAATAATACATAAAGTTATCTCATTTataatatctataagaaattCATCATTACACTTTATTAACCTACAAAACTACTGCATCATATCCTTCATTAATCTTCACATTGCTCAAGAATAACCCAAAAGGAGTTTCAAGAAATTAGTAAAGGTAAATTTCCGATTTCATCTCCGTCATCTTATAATCCGACTGTTATGTTGTTAATCTCTACACGAACTTGCCTTATTTCTTCCAAATAACACATATGATGTTTTTTTTAGTGATTAATGAGTAAGTAGATAAGTAATCGGAGTGTCAGTATTTGTTAAGAAAAATCAATATTAGTTTGTGATGTCGATTTAAAAGGGATTATATGTATTGGATTTGATCGGAAGTTTACTTTTTtggttatataatgatatatggTTTAAATTTTCTGTTcgaaatatttttaaaaaatggATTTTATTGGTTTATAGTTTGATTTGGATGATTAAATGTATTTGGTTGTTGCATAACTAAATTAGGATTTAGATTATTTTCTCTTCATCGGCTTATGACATTAGATTTTATTAaatttatgtatttttattttttatcatgAATTACAATAGGTGTATTTCTGCATATTCAAAAATGAGTCATTGTTTATTTGTAATTTTGGATAATAAAAGATGTAACAACAAAGACGTTTAAGATAATTTTGTTTTTCTATGTATTATTTTATAAATTTGTGTAATTTAGATTGATTAAAAATGATTACTACAGGATATAATATAAATGAAACAACTGAAACTAAAGTAAGTGTAATACAATATACATGAATCATCAAAACACATTTACGTACTTAACGTATGCATGTCACTGATTAAAAGTACTAAATGTATGCTGCATTATTTGTTATACTCTGATATTCTATTTTAAACGGATTAAAGTTTTATATCTCTCATAGAATGGCTGGAGTTGAAAACGATGTTATCGTCCTATCGGATTCTGAAGATTCTTCGGACGACTCGGaggattttgatgatgatgatattggtccGCTGACATTTATTGTGCCATACACGAAACGATTTGTAAGTTCCAACAACACAACTATGTTAATTAGCATCAAATATGTTTACATATTTTGGTTaacttttctatttttttaaagaCCATCATAATTGAAATTATAATTATGTCTTGTAACTTATAGCGGATACCAGTGGAAGTAGCAAGGATAACAGGAATTGACGAAACCTTGAAAGTTAGAATAGCAAACAGGCAAAATGTGGAGACCAAACATGATGTTAGGGCAGAAACAAATAAAAACAGTATAAAGTATGTGGTGAAAGGCTGGGCGAAATGGCTAAAAGATAACAACATACAAGAAGGTGATCATTGCAAGTTCCAGTACTTTGAAGATATTTGTGTTTTCTTCTTTGCCGGCGTTATCCGCTAAAGGTGATGTTTGAAATTATGAAACAGGGTAGAAACATAATATATAGTAATTTTGGGAAAGGTTTAAAAAGTTATGTAAGTTATGTAGTGTTATAAGTGGTATTCTAGTAGGTTAATATGTTTAATAGTTAAGATAATCATGTACGTTGGACTTTTATTATGTACGAATGTCTATAAATATCTACATGTTGTAGTTTTTGtttatatgttatatttaatACATAGTAATAACATCTTCTATTGATATAACAATGAAATACCatacaaaaaattaaaacaaattaCATAGTCTTTAAATAAGTAACATAAGGACATGGAATTGAAAACACCCAACATACAATAAAACAATACAAAAAAACAGAACATCTTGCCCGATTACACGTCATAATACAAATTTTAAACTACAATTTCCCAAATATTTCTTTGTAAACAACGTTTGCAGTTCTATTTGTTGGCCTCCCATCTTTGTCGAATATTAAAACCTTAACGCCATCCTTAGTCTTTACCCTGGACAACGCAACATAAAGCTGACCATGTGAGAACACGGGGTCTCTGAGGTATATACCAACTCTAGATAGAGATTGTCCTTGACTTTTGTTAATAGTCATCGCAAAACATACGGTTATTGGAAATTGCCTTCTTTGAAATTTGAAGGGTATTTTCTTGTCAGATGGTATCATGCTGATTCTTGGGATGTAAGTTCTTGATCCAACATTACTTCCTGATAATATCTCTGCTTCAATAACACGTTTACCAAGACGTGTGATTTGAAGACGCGTACCATTGCACAAACCGTTTTGCTGATCAATATTCCTCAAAAGCATAACCGGAACGCCTAATTTTAATACCAATCTATGATTTGGTAACCCTGATACTTTTACACTATTTAACACATCTGGATTATAGAAATCTTGATGTAACGGATCGTTGATTTCCTCAGTCGGACATAAACTATCAGAGCTAAGATACTCTACTTCTTCACTGGGAAACAAATCAAGCAAACGGTCATTTATCTCATGAACAACTTCATTCTTAGGAGCGAGTATAGCTCTCTCAGAAAAGTAGTCACGGTCTTTATAACGATGAAGAACTGAAGGATATACAAAGTCAATCAAACCTTGAATTGGATCATTCTCATCAGTTATTAAGAGATGAGCAGGTATTTCAATATTTCCATCACCGTCGATAGAATCACCAACATTACCTTCGCCGATGTCAAGAAGCCATTTACCAAATTCGTTTATCTCCATAACGTTTGAGCTACTTGATCCAACCGACAAACGCATGTTGATTGTCAATTTCAACACCTTGCAACTGGACCAGATGTGGGATGAACATAATGAGGCGTTTACGATATCTTGCCTGCTTCCATTTTGTACAACTGGTAGGATTTGTCTAAAGTCACCACCAAATACAATAGTTTTCCCACCAAATGGAAGTTCTGAATTTTGTGAATCAAAAACACTCAAAACATCCTTCATTGTACGATCAAGAGCCTCGAAAGCATGTTTGTGTATCATCGGTGCCTCGTCCCAAATAATCAACTTTGCTTCATATAAAAGATTCGCGATTTCAGTATTAGGCTTTATATGGCATACCGAATCTTCATTGAGATTAATTGGAATATGAAATCGCGAGTGAGCAGTACGACCGCGTGATAACAACAAAGATGCAATACCACTTGAAGCAACATTAATAACAATCTGTCCATTGCATCTAATAGAAGCACCTAAAGTTTTCCACAGAAAAGTCTTTCCCGTACCACCATAACCGTACACAAAAAACACACCACCCTTACCAATCCGAACAGCATCCATAATTTCATTATACACGGCTCTTTGATCGCCGTTTAGACAGCTGTGAAGATTATTGAACTCAGCCGTAACTTCATCCATGTCAAAAGAAAGCTCCTCGTTTATCAAACGGTTGCTCTCGGACATCAGATAGTCATCATCAGGATAAGGCATTGGTGAAAACCTGTGCAAGCTGGATCCATTACGAAGAAGGAATTTTTCGATTTTTGACAACGTAATATTCTTTAAACGttcctcagaaacaacgaaatCTACAATGATAAGAAAAATTATTAAATATAACGAAAATACTTGAAAATTTAACATCACAAAATATAACAAAAGGATAAAAAAGATACCGCTCATGCCAGAATCTTTCCGCATATTGTATAAAATGTCCTCGGACAATAGCTCCCACGTTTTCTCCCAAACAACTTCAGGTCTAGATAGCGTATTAGACAATAGAAGTGTTGCAAACAAAGAACGAAGATAATGACCGTTTCCTGTGAAACTGGATTCTTTAATACACTCGATATATTCATTGTCATCATCTAACAAGCCACGTGCATAACACGCATCCCGAAATGTAGGATAAACAACACCATCATATGTTCTTATTTCTTCAAATGATCGTGGGCCTTTAACCTTAGTAAGAAGAATTCTTAGGTAATAAGCCTCACCAAGAGATGGAGACGCAAAATAAATTCTTCCAATAACAACATAATTTTGGCGTTGCTGCCAGCAACGATCTTTTAACTTCCACACATATTTTGTGGGAAACtcaacataagtaagttgtcttGCTTCAGGCTTAGAATTGTTCATCTTCATTCATTCCAAGAAAATAGAGGAATTTACTTGAGGTTTGTTTAGGACATCCTCAATATCATCGTCACAACTAAATACAACATTTTGTTGTCCTGGAAGATGAAATGGTAACCTCATAACAGATGGATACCGATAATGAACATCATTGCCAAATATTCTCCAGCTGGCTTCACATGCGGAAACATATCTAGCTTCGTAGTACTCTTTAATTTCATCTTTTGGAATTTCCTCATCGGGGCCTCTGTCTGAATCAAAAACAGCAACAGTGGCTCGATCAGGTCCTTTATTAATGTATTTAAACAAATACTTTATTGAGCCAGCCTGATTGCACCATTCCACGTTAATGTGTGCCTGATATCTTTTGAGTAGGTTTTTGTTGTACGGAACTACACTCCTATTGTCTAAAGTAACGCCCTTCTTGACAACTGTGTGACCAGAATCTCTTCTCCTATAAACTGGAAAACCATCAGAATCAATGGAAGTGGAATCCAAAAACCTCTTCGGAAAATTCTTTGAACAACGGTTGCCAACCATGCATGGACATTTCATGTTCGCATATCCACAAGGACCATGAATCATAAAGTCACTCACAAGAGAATACAATTCAGGATCCTCATTCTTATCAGGAATTTCAGCTGATATAAAGGGATCGATGTGTTCAACCGTAGGAAGCTTATGATCAGCTTTCATAAATAAGCAAATATGCGCATGTGGCAAACCACGTTTTTGAAACTCAACAGTATAAACAACTACAAAACAAAAAACATTTTAAAGATAAGTATAAAAGTTAAATATAATGTATGGAAAGACCAAATAATTGTATAAATTGAAAGTAGCTGATGTATTGACATACCTGCATTAATATcgccaaaaatttttttttgcttcATATCTTTTATCAATTCATCAAGTTTCATCTTAAACAATCGACAAAGTATGTCAGGTCTGTCTTCAGGCTTAATTGAAGAGTCACCAAGAAATCTTACAATCTCAGGCCATTTCGGATTACATGTGATTGTGATAAAGAAATCAGGATACCCATACTTCCGACATAACGCCATAGCATCTAAGTAATTTTGCATCATGTATCGAGAACCACCCGTAAAAGATGAAGGTAATATAACAGGTTGTCCCGTATGACTCAAATCACTCTGACCAACGTCTTGAACATTTTTAAGACTGTTAAGCGAATCAGATCGCAGTTTGATTTGCTGAAAACGTATGTAGTTTAGCCTCTCACTCTCAATCATTGTGTAGGCATCGACTAAAAACTGCTGAAACAACCTTCTTGCATTAAGAATTAGAGAAAACTTGTTATGCCTATCCTGAATTCTATAAGCAAAGAACTCCCTCATAGTACAAGTTGGTCTTGTCTTCTTTGTATTAGGACCAACTTCTCTATGAGGAATGTTAATCCTATATCCATCGTCTCCATACGGAAAAAGAATTGGATACTGTAGAGCAAGATAAGAAGGATGTAACTCGCTAATACGCTTAAGATCTCCAGAACGCATTTCAACAATAATATCACGGCTTTCAATCTGGAGATCAGGTTCATCAACTATCAAAGCAGCAACTTCAGAACACGTAGGTAAATTGTAAGTCCTACCGTCTCTATCCCTCTGTGAGATTATACGAAGTTTAAGAGTAACGTTAGGATTGTCATGGAGATGGTCTCGTACCATCCTGTAAGTTTTAACCAACATATTCGTAGAATCTAACATGTTCGTAATATACTTTATAAACTTCACATCAAGTTCCTTTGCCCTTATCGAAGCTTTGCTTGAAGAATCACTGTAAGAAAATAAACAGTATTAAATAATAGTTTCAAACGATGAAATGGAAAACATATAAGTATAATTTGtaagttaacattaagataatgATAAGtaaaaaaaggaaacaaataCCTAAATAACAACTCCCTATTAGAAAGCTCATTCTCAGTATCATAGATATAAAGCTGTGAAAATTTTGGCTGGGCTCCATGCTTAGGAAGAAGACTACCCATACTATGTGCATTCTGACCACTGATTCTATAAACAAATGGAGCATTACCTTTGTTTATTTTAGTATCAACTTTTCCTCCC belongs to Helianthus annuus cultivar XRQ/B chromosome 5, HanXRQr2.0-SUNRISE, whole genome shotgun sequence and includes:
- the LOC110870316 gene encoding ATP-dependent DNA helicase pif1-like, whose protein sequence is MNNSKPEARQLTYVEFPTKYVWKLKDRCWQQRQNYVVIGRIYFASPSLGEAYYLRILLTKVKGPRSFEEIRTYDGVVYPTFRDACYARGLLDDDNEYIECIKESSFTGNGHYLRSLFATLLLSNTLSRPEVVWEKTWELLSEDILYNMRKDSGMSDFVVSEERLKNITLSKIEKFLLRNGSSLHRFSPMPYPDDDYLMSESNRLINEELSFDMDEVTAEFNNLHSCLNGDQRAVYNEIMDAVRIGKGGVFFVYGYGGTGKTFLWKTLGASIRCNGQIVINVASSGIASLLLSRGRTAHSRFHIPINLNEDSVCHIKPNTEIANLLYEAKLIIWDEAPMIHKHAFEALDRTMKDVLSVFDSQNSELPFGGKTIVFGGDFRQILPVVQNGSRQDIVNASLCSSHIWSSCKVLKLTINMRLSVGSSSSNVMEINEFGKWLLDIGEGNVGDSIDGDGNIEIPAHLLITDENDPIQGLIDFVYPSVLHRYKDRDYFSERAILAPKNEVVHEINDRLLDLFPSEEVEYLSSDSLCPTEEINDPLHQDFYNPDVLNSVKVSGLPNHRLVLKLGVPVMLLRNIDQQNGLCNGTRLQITRLGKRVIEAEILSGSNVGSRTYIPRISMIPSDKKIPFKFQRRQFPITVCFAMTINKSQGQSLSRVGIYLRDPVFSHGQLYVALSRVKTKDGVKVLIFDKDGRPTNRTANVVYKEIFGKL